The sequence GGGCGGCAGCGGTCTCGGCCTTCCGATCGCGCGGGAGATCGCCCTCGCCCACGGCGGGACCGTGCAGGTCGCCGACGGCACCCGCGGCGCCCGCCTCGTGCTCCGGCTCCCGCTCTCCCGCTGACTCAGCGGAACGCCCCGAGATTCTCCTCGGCCCACTGCGCGAAGGACCGGGCCGGGCGTCCGAGCACCTTCTCCACGTCGGGCCTGACGCGGCGTTCGTCCTCGGTCGGCCGGCCGAGGATGTCGAGGGTGCCGTCGACCACCGGCGCGGGCATGAACGCCGTCATCTGTGCCCGGGCCTCCTCCCGGGTCTGCTCGGCGAACGCCACCGGCTCGCCCAGCGCGTCGCCGATCGTCCGCGCCCGTTCCCGCGGCGACACCGGGGCGGGCCCGGTGAGTTCGTAGACGCGGTCCTCGTGCCCGCTCTCCCGCAGGACCGCGGCCGCGACCTCGGCGATGTCGGACGGATGGACGAACGGCAGCGCGACGTCGGCGAACGGCGCGGCGGCCGCGCGGTGGGCGCGGATCGGCTCCGCCCACGCGAACGCGTTGCTGTCGAAGCCGCCCGGACGCAGGATCGTCCAGCCGACCCCCGACTCCCGGACGGCGTCCTCGAACGCCCTGAGGTGGCTGTGGCCGTGCGCCGCCGGGCGCGTGCCGGCGCCCTGCGAGGACATCAGCACGACCCGCTCCACGCCGGCGGACTTCACCACGTCCAGGACGGCGCGCGGGTCCAGGTCCTCGGGCGAGCCGAGCAGGTGCCCGGCGACGAGCAGGAAGAGCGCGTCCGCCCCGTCCAGGACGGGCCGGAGCGTCTCCGGCTCGGCGAGGTCGGCCGAACGGTGGGCGACGCCTGCGGGCAGGTCGCCGGGGTCGGTGCGCGACACCGCCGTCACCTGCTCGCCCGCCTCGGCCAGTGTCCGCACGAGCGGCCGCCCGACGTTCCCCGTGGCGCCCATGACAACGATCATTGCTTTCTCCTTCTGAGCTGCACTGACATCGCCCGAGGGCGGTGCCGTCGCGGTGCGACCCCGTGAAGCTAGCATCCTCGGTATAGTAGGTACCTAGAAGAAAGTGACTACCCGGGAGGCCGCAATGATGGACGCCACGACCGAGGAGGCGCTCGACGCCGAGCTGGCCTGCCCGATCGCCCCGGTGGTCGACATCGTGTTCAGCCGCTGGACGACCCCGATCCTCTGGACGCTGCACGAGTACGGGCGGCAGCGGTTCGTGGAGCTGCAGCGCCGCATCGCCACGATCACGCCGAAGGTGCTGACCCAGCGCCTGCGCCAGATGGAGCGCGACGGGCTCGTGATCCGCACGTACCATCCGGAGGTGCCGCCGCGCGTCGAGTACGAGATCAGCGAGCTGGGCCGCAGCCTCGCGCCGCTGTTCGCGGCGCTCGCGGAGTGGTCCGCCGAGAACCTGGAGAAGGTCGGGCGGGCGCGGAGCGCCTACGACGAGGGCCAGGGCTGACACGCGGGCCAGGGCTGACACGCGGGCCAGGGCTGACACGCGGGCCAGGGCTGACACGCGGGGCGGGGCGGGCGGCGTCCGCGCGATCCCGGGGCGGCCGATGCCCGACAATGGACGCGTGATGTCTCCTTCGAGCCCCGACGGGGCCGCCCGCGAGCTGGTCGTCCTCGGCTCCACCGGTTCCATCGGCACCCAGGCCCTGGACGTGATCCGCCGCAACCCCGGCCGGTTCCGGGTGACCGGGCTGGCGGCCGGCGGCGGGCGCGTGGACCTGCTGGCCGAGCAGGCGCTGGAGTTCCGTCCCGAGGTCGTCGCGGTGGCCAGGGCGTCCGCCGCGCAGGAGCTCCAGCTCGCCTTCTACGCCGAGGCCAAGCGGCGCGGCTACGCCTCCGGGGATTACTCCATCCCCAAGATCGTGGCAGGCCCGGACGCGGTCGCCGAGGTCGCCGCCTGGCCGTGCGAGGTGGTGCTGAACGGGGTGACCGGCGCCCTCGGCCTCGCCTCGACGCTGGCCGCGCTGGACGCGGGGCGCACCCTCGCCCTCGCCAACAAGGAGTCGCTCATCGTCGGCGGCCCCCTCGTCAAGGAGCGGGCGCGCCCGGGGCAGATCGTCCCCGTCGACTCCGAGCACTCCGCGCTCGCCCAGTGCCTGCGCGGCGGGCGGGCCGAGGAGGTGCGGCGGCTCGTGCTCACGGCGAGCGGCGGGCCCTTCCGGGGGCGCGGCCGCGACGAACTGGCGGACGTCACCCCCGAGCAGGCGCTGAACCATCCGACCTGGGACATGGGCCCGGTCATCACGATCAACTCCGCGACCCTGGTCAACAAGGGCCTGGAGGTCATCGAGGCGCACCTGCTCTTCGACGTCCCGATGGACCGCATCGAGGTCATGGTGCATCCGCAGTCGGTCATCCACTCGATGGTCGAGTTCACCGACGGCTCCACGCTGGCGCAGGCGAGCCCGCCCGACATGCGGCTGCCGATCGCGCTCGGCATCGACTGGCCCGACCGGGTGCCGGACGCCGCGCCCGGCGTCGACTGGACCAGGGCGCACACCTGGGAGCTGTTCCCCCTGGACGACGAGGCGTTCCCCGCCGTCGCGCTGGCGCGCCGCGCCGGCGAACTGGGCGGGACGGTCCCCGCCGTCTACAACGCCGCCAACGAGGAGTGCGTGGACGCCTTCCGCGCGGAACGCCTCCCGTTCCTCGGGATAGTCGACACTGTCGCGCGGGTAATGGAGGAGCACGGTTCGGGCACCACCGGAGGCCTGACGCTCGACGACGTCCTCGCGGCGGACACCTGGGCGCGGACCCGGGCCAGGGAACTGACCGCAACCGCCTGACCCGGGGACCCGCCTCGGGAGGAACCCCGGAGGGGACCCGATGGCCTTCTTCCTCGGCGCGGTGGCGTTCGTGGTGGCACTGCTGGTCTCGGTGATGCTCCATGAGGGCGGGCACCTGCTCACCGCCAAGCGCTTCGGGATGAAGGCCACCCAGTACTTCGTGGGTTTCGGCCCCACCCTGTGGTCCGTCCGCCGGGGCGAGACCGAGTACGGCGTGAAGGCGATCCCGCTGGGCGGCTTCGTCAAGATCATCGGCTACACGCCGCTGGAGGAGATCCCCGCGGCCGACCGCCCGCGCGCGTTCTACCGGCAGCCCGCCGGCCGCCGCGCGGTCGTCATCGTCGCGGGGGTGGTCGCCAACTTCGTGTTCGCGTTCCTGCTGCTCATGGTGATGGCCATGACGATCGGCGTGCGGGAGTCCGGGACGGTGACCAGCACGGTCGACGAGGTCACGGCCTGCGTGCCCGCCTCGATGTCCAGCGGCTGCGGCGGGGACCGGCCGCCGTCCCCCGCCGCCCGGGCGGGGCTGCGCGCGGGCGACCGCGTCGTCTCGTTCAACGGCACCACGGTCTCCGACTGGGCCGGGCTCACCAGGGCGATCGACGCGGCGAAGCCGGGCCAGACGGTGACGGCGGTGGTCGTGCGGCCGGGCGCGCCGGGGCCGGTGACGCTGCCGATCACGCTCGCGGACATGGACGGGCGGCCGTTCGTCGGCATGTCGGCGAAGGTCGTCGGCGCCGGGTACGAGCGGACCGGGCCGCTCAACGCGGCCGTGTTCGCCGGGGAGGGCATCGGCCGCACCGTCGCCGGCATCGGGCGGGCCGCGGCGGACCTGCCCTCCGCCGTCCCGAAGCTGTTCTCGCCCGAGCGGGGGAGCACGCCCGGCGGCCAGGTCGGCAGCGTGGTCGGCGCGACCGAGGTGTCCGGGCAGATCTTCTCCGCCCAGAGCTCCGCCCGCGACAAGCTCGCCCTCTACCTGTCGCTCGTCGTCTCGGTGAACATCTTCCTCGGCGCGCTCAACGTGCTGCCCCTGCTCCCGCTGGACGGCGGACACCTCGCGGTCGTCGCCTACGAGCGGGCGCGGGCCGGCGTCAACCGGATCAGGGGACGGCCGGATCCGGGCACCGTCGACATGACCCGGCTCATGCCCTTGACATACCTGGCCGTCCTGTTGCTGGTGGGATTCGGGGTGCTGCTGATCCTCGCCGACCTGCTCAACCCCCTGCGACTACCGGAATGACGTGAAACGTTTACCGAGTGTGCTCAAATGGTCACACTGGTGGAAGCCGGGTGCCGTCAACTCAGCCGCGCGGGGCACCTAGGCTTTGTACGGGGCCGAAAATTGAGGAGAGGGATGAGCGTTTCACTGGGTATACCGAGCGTTCGCGGCGAGGGCGACGGGCAGGGGGCGCCGGGTCCGATCGCGCCCCGCCGCAGATCCCGGCAGATCATGGTCGGCGCCGTCCCGGTGGGCGGCGACGCCCCCGTGTCGGTGCAGTCGATGACCACCACCCTCACCGCCGACGTGAACGCCACGCTCCAGCAGATCGCGGAACTGACCGCGTCCGGATGCCAGATCGTCCGCGTCGCCGTGCCGTCGCAGGACGACGCCGAGGCGCTGCCGGCGATCGCGCGCAAGTCGCCGATCCCCGTCATCGCCGACATCCACTTCCAGCCCAAGTACGTCTTCGCGGCGATCGACGCGGGCTGCGCGGCCGTCCGCGTCAACCCGGGCAACATCAAGAAGTTCGACGACCGGATCGGCGAGATCGCGCGCGCCGCCAAGGACGCGGGCGTGCCGATCCGCATCGGGGTGAACGCCGGCTCCCTGGACAAGCGCCTGCTGGAGAAGCACGGCCGGGCCACCCCCGAGGCGCTGGTGGAGTCGGCGCTGTGGGAGTGCTCGCTGTTCGAGGAGCACGACTTCCGCGACATCAAGATCTCGGTCAAGCACAACGACCCGGTCGTGATGATCGAGGCGTACCGGAAGCTGGCGGCGGCCTGCGACTACCCGCTGCACCTCGGTGTCACCGAGGCCGGCCCGGCGTTCCAGGGCACGATCAAGTCGGCCGTCGCGTTCGGCGCGCTGCTGGCGGAGGGCATCGGCGACACGATCCGGGTGTCGCTGTCGGCGCCGCCGGTCGAGGAGGTCAAGGTCGGCGCGGCGATCCTGGAGTCGCTCGGGCTGCGCAAGCGCGGCCTGGAGATCGTCTCCTGTCCCTCCTGCGGCCGTGCGCAGGTGGACGTGTACTCGCTGGCCGAGCAGGTCACCGCCGGGCTGAAGGACTTCCCGGTCCCGCTGCGCGTCGCGGTGATGGGCTGCGTGGTGAACGGGCCCGGCGAGGCCCGCGAGGCCGACCTCGGCGTCGCGTCGGGCAACGGCAAGGGCCAGATCTTCGTCAAGGGGGAGGTCGTCAAGACCGTCCCCGAGGCGCAGATCGTCGAGACCCTGATCGAGGAGGCGATGCGCATCGCCGACGAGATGGGCATCGAGATCGCCGAGGACGGCACGGTCTCCGGACCGGGCGCCGAGGTGGTGGTCGGCTGACCCCCGCGCGCGGGCCGGCGCCCGCGCCGCGGCAGGCGCCATAGCAAGCCTTCAAAAGGCCCCGGGTCTTGCGATCCGGGGCCTTTTCGCGTGCCCGGAACCTGCCCCGGAGCTGGGCATCCGCGACCGGAACGTCCGGAGTTGTCACAGAGTTCCGCTGATCTTGTCACGATTCCGCATCCACTCTGACGGGCCCCTGTCGGGCCGTACGCCAGAACCGCCACAATCTTCACTCATTTACCCGTATGTCTGACTCAACCGGAGTCGGCACGATAGGGGGATATGTGAAGAGGATCGTTGTCGTGGCCGCGGTGGCCGGGCTCGGTCTCACCGGTCTCGGCGCCACAAGCGCACAGGCCGCGAGCCCCTCCGCCGGAACGGCCGGAGGATTCAACCCCTCGGCGGCCAAGTGGCACGCCTGCCCCGCGGACTTCGTCCAGACGGTGCACGACCTGTACGACGCGCTGTACCCGGTCTCCAAGATCGTCCAGTGTGCCGAGCTGTCGGTGCCGATGGACTACGCCAAGCCGCAGGGCAAGAAGATCACGCTCCAGCTCACCAGGACGCCGCACACCGGCTCCGGTGCGGCCAAGGGCGACATCGTGGTCAACCCCGGTGGACCGGGCGGCGGCGGCGCGCTGTTCGGGCCGCGGGTGTTCGCGCAGAACTCCGCCCCGATGCGCGAGGCGTACAACGTCATCGGCTTCGACCCGCGCGGCGTCGGCATGAGCGTCCCGGCCCTGAGCTGCGACCCGAACTACACCAACGCCCCGCGCCCCGACTACGGCACCGGTGACCGCGCGTCGGTCAACACGTGGCTGAAGCTGTCCAAGGGCTACGCCGAGGCGTGCGGCAAGGCCGACAAGACCGGGCTGCTCAACCACATCAAGACGATCGACTCGGTCAACGACGTCGAGTCGATCCGGCGGGCGCTCGGCAACAAGAAGCTCGACTACTACGGCGCCTCCTACGGCACCTACCTCGGTTCCACCTACGCCACCGTCTACCCCAAGAACGTCGGGAAGATGGTGCTGGACGGCAACGTCGGTCCCTCCGACGCCTGGTACGAGGCCAACCTCAACCAGGACATCCAGTTCGACATCAACATCGACTACTACTTCGGCTGGGTCGCCAAGTACGACTCGGTGTACCACCTCGGCACCACGCAGAAGCAGGTCCGGAGCTTCTTCTACGACCTGCGCGCGAAGCTCAAGAACAAGCCGCTCTACTACACCGACCCCGACAGCGGGCAGACGCTCGCCGTCGGGCCGGACGAACTGACCGACGTGATCCTGAACGCCGGGTACCGGCGCAGCCAGGCCGTCTGGCACGGGTACGCGGCCGCGCTGTCGGCGTACAAGGCGGGCGACACCGCCACGTTCGCGCAGACCTACGGCGCGCCGACGACCGGCGGCTCCGACGACAACGGGTACGCCGTCTACCTCGGCGTGCAGTGCACCGACGTCCAGTGGCCGCTGAGCTGGAACAAGTGGCAGCGCGACAACGAGCGGATCGACAAGAAGCACCCGTTCGAGACCTGGGCCAACGCCTGGTACAACGCCCCGTGCCTGTACTGGCCCGCCAAGGCCGGCAAGCCGGTGAACATCGGCCACACCCGTGACCTGCCGCGCAACATCCTCATGTTCCAGTCGACCGCGGACGCGGCCACGCCGTACGCGGGCGCGCTGGAGATGCACCGCAGGCTCAAGGGCTCGCGCCTGGTCGTCCAGGACGGCGACCGTACGCACTGCATCGTGCACCGCGGCTCCGCCCAGGTGGACGCCTACTTCGACGCCTACTTCCTGCGGGGAGAGCGTCCGGAGCAGAGCACCGTCCACGTCCCGCAGCTCGGTGACCCGACGCCGCCGTCGACGGCGACCGCCAGGACGCTGAGCGGCTCGCAGAAGGCCGCGCAGCTCAAGGCCGACGTCATCCGCTGACGCCGGTCGCGGCCCATGCGGTCCGGACCCCGGGGAGCGTTCCCCGGGGTCCGGCACCCGCCGGCACACAGGTAGCGACACACAGGTAGCGACACACGGGTTGCGAAACGCAGCCAGTACGCAACAGCCACGCATCGGCGACACCCCCCTCCGGCATGGCGCCGGCCCGGAGTCGCCGATCTGAGGGGGTCAAGTGAAAAGGATCGTTCTCGTCGCGACCGCTGCGGTCGTGGCGGCGGGGGGCGCAGGGTACGCCGTCTCCGCGAACGCGGACACCGGGGGCTCCGGTGCCGCCACGGTCGCGGCCAAGGGCATCGACTGGGGCGCGTGCGAGGTCAGCGGCCCCAGTGACCCGATGAACAAGGCGCAGTGCGCCCAGGTCGAGGTGCCGCTCGACTACGGCCGGCCCAACGGCCGCAAGATCTCCATCGCGGTGTCGCGCTTCCGGCACACCGACGAGAAGAACTACCAGGGCACCCTGTTCGTGAACCCGGGCGGCCCGGGCGGCACCGGCATCGAGTACGCGCCCGCCCTCGCCCGCTGGATCGGCGGCACCGGGCACGCCGACGTCGCCGCCAAGTACGACATCATCGGCTTCGACCCGCGCGGGGTCGGCTCCAGCAAGCCCGCGCTGAGCTGCGACCCGAACTTCTCCGACCCGATCCGGCCGGACTACGTCCCCTCCTCCGCCAAGGAGGAGAAGGCCTGGATCGCCAAGTCGAAGAAGTACGCGCAGGACTGCGCGAAGAAGTTCGGCTGGCTGCTGCCGCACATGCGCACCACCGACGCCGCGCGCGACGTCGACGCGATCCGCGCCGCGCTCGGCCAGGACAAGATCAGCTGGTACGGGTTCTCGTACGGCACCTACTTCGGCGCCACCTACGCCACGCTCTTCCCCAAGCGCGTGAAGCGGATGGTGCTGGACGGCAACGTCAACCCGAAGACGGTCTGGTACGACGCCCAGCTGGAGCAGGACAAGGCCTTCGAGCACAACATGAAGGCCTGGTGGGCCTGGATCGCCAAGTACGACTCGCTCTACCACCTCGGCAAGAGCGAGAAGGCCGTCGAGGCCAAGTACTACGCCGTCCGCGCCGCCGCGAAGAAGGCGCCGATCGGCGGCAAGATGGGGCCGGACGAGCTGGACGACACGGTGCTGTCCGCCGGCTACAACACCGGCTACTACATCCCCTTCGCGCAGGCGCTCTCGGCTTGGGCCAACGACAAGGACGCCTCCGGGCTCCTCGACTGGATGAGCCCCGGCGGCGACGACAACGGCTTCGCCGTCTACAACGCCGTCCAGGCCGCCGACGCCCGCTGGCCGCGCAACTGGAGCAAGTGGCACTACGACGCCGCGAAGCTCTACCGGCAGGGCTACAGGTTCAACACCTGGAGCAACGTCTGGTTCAACGCCCCGGTCGCCTTCTGGCCGTTCCAGGGCGGGCCGGAGTTCAAGCTGAAGGGCGCCAAGGGCCTGGCGGGCATGCTGCTCGTGCAGTCCACCCAGGACGCGGCGACCCCGGTCGCGGGCGGCCTGGAGATGCACAAGGTCTTCCCGTCCTCGCGCCTGGTGTTCGAGGTCGGCGGCAAGACCCACGCCAACACGCTCAACGGCAACACGTGCCTGGACGACAAGGTCGCGGCGTACCTCGACACCGGGGCGCTGCCGCAGAGCCACCGCGGCCCGGACGCCTACTGCAAGGCCGTCCCGGAGCTGAACGACCCCGACCCGACGGCCGTGACCGCGAAGGCCGCGCGCGCCTCCGCGGGCAAGGACCTCCCGGTCGGGCGCCCGTGACACGTGGCTAGTACGGCACGCGGGTAGCACGCCGTTCCGCGGTGTGCCCGTCCCGTCCCCTCGCGGGGCGGGCCGGGCACACCGCGTTTCGCTTTGCGGGCGGGCGGTTCTCGGTACTGGTCCCGGTTAGGGCCGGAATCGCGCGATCCCCGAGGTACGCGTTTCCCGGCCGTCCCGCCGGTAGAAAGCGAACGTGCTGAACGACGCTGGAAAGAGGGCCGCCGCCGGGACGGCGGCCGCCGCGGTCACGCTCGCCGTCGCCGGGGCCGCACTGGGGACGCCCGCGGGCGCCGCCCCCGCCCCCCGCCCCGAACCGAGGCCCGCCGGCCTCGCGTGGAAGTCCTGCCCCGCCAAGGATCCGGTGGAGGGCACCCGGCTCAAGGGCCTGCAGTGTGCGTCCCTCCGGGTGCCGCTCGACTACGCCGACCCGGCGGGCAGGCAGATCACCCTCGAACTGACCCGCGCCCGGCACACCGCGTCCAGGTCCAAGGGCGCGGTGCTGCTCAATCGGGGCGGGCCCGGCGCGCACGGGCGCGACCTGTCCGGCTTCTTCGCGGGGTCGCTGCCGAAGCGGGTCGCCGCGTCCTACGACTGGATCGGCTTCGACCCGCGCGGCGTCGGCGCCAGCAGGCCCGAGCTGATCTGCGACCCCGGCTACCAGAGTCCCGGCCGCGCCCGCCCCGACGCCGTCCCCGCGAGCGCGGCGGAGGAGGAGGCGTGGAAGGCCAGGGCACGGCATTACGCCGGCGACTGCGCCCGCCGGTACGGGGCGGTCCTCCCGCACATGGGCACCGCCGACTCGGCCCGCGACATGGACGCCGTCCGCGCCGCCCTCGGCCAGCAGAAGATCAGCTTCTTCGGGTACTCGTACGGGACGTACCTCGGCGCGGTGTACGCCACGATGTACCCGCAGCGGGTCGGCCGCATGGTGCTCGACAGCGTCGTCCGGCCGAGCGGGGTCTGGTACGACGACAACCTCGACCAGAACGTCGCCTTCGAGAAGCGCATCCACGCGTACTTCGCCTGGATCGCCCGCCACCACAAGACCTACCGACTCGGCGACTCCGGCCGGAAGGTGGCCGCCGCCTACACCAGAGTGCGCGGGGCGCTCAAGGCCAAGCCGATCGACGGGCGGGTCGGGCCCTCCGAACTCGACGAGGCGTTCCTTGCCGACGGGTACGGCGACTACAACTGGGCCGCGCACGCGAGGGCCCTGTCGGCCTACGCCGTCCGGCACGACCCGGGGCCGCTGCGCAAGGTGTGGCAGCCGCCGTCACGGCTCGACCAGAACAACTACACGGTCTACAACGCCGTCCAGTGCCGGGACGCCGCCTGGCCGCGCGACTGGCGACGCTGGCACGCCGACAGCGAGCGCCTCTACCGCCGCGGTTACCGTTTCGAGACCTGGAGCAACACCTGGTACAACGCGCCCTGCGCCTTCTGGGGAGTGCCGGGCGGCCCGCCGCCGCGGGTGGGGGGCGGCTCCGCGCTGCCCCCGATCCTGATGGTGCAGGCCACCGAGGACGCCGCGACCCCGTATCCGGGTGCGCTGGAGATGCACCGCCGGTTCCCGACGTCCAGGCTGCTCGTCCAGGCCGACGGGCGCAACCACGGCGTCTCGCTGTCCGGCGACAGGTGCGTCGACGGGGCCGTCGCCGCCTACCTCGGCGGTGGGCGGCTGCCCGCGAGCCGGCCGGGACCGGACCAGAAGTGCGCGGCCGGGCCCGAACCGGTCGTGGCCAAGGCGGGCAGAGCGGAGCAGGCGGCCGCGCACCGGTGACCCCTCCGCGGACAGGGCCGTGACCGAGGCCGCGGAGGTGCGCGGCGCCGGGACGGCATAGTCTTGGCCACGTGGAGCTTTCAGTGGTGAGGGCCGGGGGCCGGTAGCCGTGCGGATGCTGGGCTCGATGCCGGTGCGCGTGCTGGACGACCGGTACCGTGCGGAGGCCCTCGCGATCCTGGACGCCGACCCGGTGTCCAACGTGTTCGTGAGTTCCCGCGTGCACGCCGCGGGGCTCGATCCGCGCCGCCTCGGCGCCCAGATGTGGGGCTACCTGCGTGAGGGCAGGCTCGTCGCGCTGTGCTACTCGGGCGCCAACCTCATCCCGGTCGCGGCCGGGCCGGAGGCCGTCCGGGCGTTCGCGGAGCGGGCCCAGGCGCAGGGACGGCGCTGCTCGTCCATCGTCGGGCCCGTCGGCGCCGTGGGGGAGTTGTGGGAGATCCTCGCGCCGTACTGGGGGCCGCCCCGGGCCGTCCGCGCCGCCCAGCCGGTGATGGCGACCTCCAGCGTCCCCGACGTGCCCGCCGACCCCGGCGTGCGCCGGGTCCGGATGGAGGACTTCGACATCGTCTACCCGGCCTGCGTGGCAATGTTCACCGAAGAGGTCGGGGTGTCGCCCAACGCCGGCGACGGAGGCGTGCTCTACCGGGCCCGCGTCGCCGAACTGATCCGCGACGGCCGCGCCTTCGCCCGGATCGAGGACGGCCGCGTCATGTTCAAGGCCGAGGTCGGCGCCGTCACCCCGCGGGCCTGCCAGGTGCAGGGCGTGTGGGTGCCCCCCGATCTGCGGGGGCAGGGCCGGTCGGAGACGGGGATGTCCGCGGTGGTGCGGGAGGCGCTGCACGGCATCGCGCCGACCGTCTCGCTGTACGTCAACGACTACAACACCCGGGCGCGGGCGGCGTACCGCCGGGTCGGGTTCACCGAACTGGGCTCCTTCATGTCAATTCTGTTCTGAATTGTCATTGCGTGCCTGATCTATCCCGGTACCTGAATCGATCTTCTGGGCCGGGTACCATCCCGCCGTGGAGTTCGCCGGGGCACTGCGGCAGGCGATCCAGGCGAGCGGGCTGACCCTGGAGCGGATCCGCCACCGGCTCGGCCGGCGCGGGCTCACGGTCAGCGTGGCCACCCTCAGCTACTGGCAGCGCGGCCGCAGCCGGCCGCGCTCGCGTACCCTCGTCGCCGCGCTGGAGGAGATCCTGCAGGTGCCGTCCGGCGCCCTCGTCGAGCTGCTGGAGGACCCCGCGCCGAGCTCCGCGCCCGTCCGGGGAGCGGTCGTGCGCGGCGGCGCCGGCCAGCCGAACGGGGCTGAGCGGGGCCGCGGCGTCCGTGACCTGTGGCCCGACCCCGAGCGCTACGCCTGCCTCGTCGGGCAGCTCGACCGCTCGGGCGACCACCGCCTCGAACGGCTCGGCGTCCACGACGTCTACCGGCTGGACGAGGCGCGCCGGTCCTGGACCCTGTCGGTGCGTACCGTCCTGCGGGCGGCCGGGGACGACATCGACCGCGTGGTCTGCGTCCACCGGACGGGCGACGCCGACCTTGCCGGCGCGGCGGAGGGGGACGCCGCCGTGGCGAAAAGTGACGCGGTGGGCGACCCGGCCGGGCTGCTGGACGTGCGGTACTGCCGCCCCGGCCGGATCCGCGCCGAGGGCGGGCTGGTGGCGTTCGAGCTGGTCTTCGACAGGGTGCTGGCGACGGGGGACACCGCGGTCATCGAGTACGAACTGGGCGCGATCGGGCCGCCCGCGCCTGACAGCTACGACCGGCGCTTCTCGCATCCCGTGCACGACTACGTGGCGCTCGTCCAGTTCGACGGCGACCGGCTGCCCGCCCGCTGCTACGGCTTCACGGCCGAGAGCTCCGCGTCCCCGCGCCGGCGGCTCGGCGAGCTGTGGATCGGCACTTCGGGGAGCGCGAACCTCGCGGCCGGAACCGTCCGTCGCGGAATAGTGGGCATCGAGTGGGAATGGCATTAACATTGAGAAAGCACATCGGTCAGAAATGTTGACGATTTCTCACGTTCTCGTCGAACATTCCTATCGATCGTCTTCGTGACCTCGGCCTTTCTTGGGGCCGGGGTGGCTCCACGGACGGAGTTCGATGAAGAAACCCCTGTTCACGGCCGTCGCGGCGGCGTCCCTGATTGCAGTTTCCGCCGCTCCCGCCCCAGCCGTGGCTTTTCGTGCGCCGCTCACCCTGGCCGTCTCGGGCCAGGGCATCGCCGGACAGTACATCGTGACGCTGAAGCCAGGCGTATCGATCGGCGCCACCGTTTCCAAGCACGCCATCAAGACCATGTACCGCTACGGCATGGTGCTGAACGGATTCGCCGCAAAGCTCGACTCCAGGAAACTCGCGAAGCTGCGCGGCGCCCCCGGCGTCGCCCGCATCGAGCAGGACGCGGTCGTCCACGCCGACAGCACGCAGCAGAACCCCCCGTCGTGGGGCATCGACCGGATCGACCAGACCGCACTCCCGCTGTCGCGCGGCTACACCTACAACTCGACCGGCGCGGGCGTCTCCGCCTACATCATCGACACCGGCATCGACACCGCGCATCCGCAGTTCGGCGGCCGCGCGTCCAACGTGTACGACGCCCTCGGCGGCAACGGCGCCGACTGCAACGGCCACGGGACGCACGTCGCCGGGACGGTCGGCTCCACCTCCTACGGCGTCGCCAAGAACGTCCACCTGCGCGGCGTCCGCGTGCTGAACTGCCAGGGCAGCGGCAGCAGCTCCGGCGTCATCGCGGGCATGAACTGGGTGGCGGGCCACCGCTCCCGGCCG is a genomic window of Actinomadura citrea containing:
- a CDS encoding S8 family peptidase; the protein is MAFRAPLTLAVSGQGIAGQYIVTLKPGVSIGATVSKHAIKTMYRYGMVLNGFAAKLDSRKLAKLRGAPGVARIEQDAVVHADSTQQNPPSWGIDRIDQTALPLSRGYTYNSTGAGVSAYIIDTGIDTAHPQFGGRASNVYDALGGNGADCNGHGTHVAGTVGSTSYGVAKNVHLRGVRVLNCQGSGSSSGVIAGMNWVAGHRSRPAVANMSLGGGYSSSMNTAADNLANSGVLLAVAAGNDARNACDYSPGSAANTTTVAASTITDARASYSNHGSCVDLYAPGSSITSTWLNGGTNTISGTSMATPHATGVAALYKAANGDASYGVIRSWLTSNAVSGVISGNPAGTPNRLLDKRNL